The Haloarchaeobius amylolyticus genome window below encodes:
- a CDS encoding glycoside hydrolase family 97 catalytic domain-containing protein: MFDEQGNHTFSSMDRREFVGGLASLVAASAFSLSVADETAAKVTAGDDAATQTVTSPDGSVAVTVDVSDGVPSYSVSHGGETVVADSRLGFEFQDQPAFGEGVAVTGSERATTDTTWTPVWDQYDEIREHYHELRLGLVEESPPGRNLTLEVRAFDDGVGFRYVFPDESGFGEFVVTDERTEFAFPGDHTSWWVENDFNSYEYAYKETPLSEVGSGTPYDGAHTPITMETDGGRYLSVHEANLVDYAAMAVEPVSAGATTFESTLAPLPDGTKVSAAAPHRTPWRTIQVGERPGDLVESSLVLNLNDPLDPEEFPHGTDWIEPQKFMGVWWLMITGRADWQYRGPETGNHGAQTRRMQRYMDFASEHGIDSVLVEGWNEGWDSYPGDGSTMDFDDTYPDFDIEAVTDYGAQLDPPVAMTAHNETAGNVSNYEAQLENDPNPFADYDDLGINSIKTGYVADGGVSIDGTTYNHHCQALVNHHHLVYREAAKNRQMLEVHEPVKPTGERRTYPNVMTREGVLGQEYDSFGYVSPSHHVTFPFTRMLGGPVEYTPGIFDMDSGSGGIETTRAKQLAMYPTYLSGLHMVADLPSSYLADQPAVASVGEVAQAEFGDLDGFTAKARWAGAQGGRYVPVDPNTVETGASVAWTVEDVPEAGEYTVHLRYASDAENNAVPADTDRTATLVAGGDSTQVTFPTTDYWDEWATVSATVTLDSGENDLELTLAESDTGGLNLDSVAVTEPGQSMPAPETDPTLGPTVEAFDFIEDVPAAGWDDTRVVDADIGSYMVTARKQDDEWFVGAMTDENGRALDVPLDFLDSAPGKRKGHDEGKGKGHGGGNGNGNGTENGEGKGHTKGKYVAEIYSDGIDARFDENLTDVRVDEAIVTADTTLLASTIESGGTAVRLRPADWTDVADLPAYEYPEQDLDVAIREETFVQEPFISATGSNAGAYIGGTTVELVVDGTVAASANVRFPPNSTDQSYQFSYAIDTRGTYDVVVQTTDGETLASETVTVKPPETVATIGDPTGDDSGPGGYTYPTADAFPAGAFDLTSVTVEQTPSIHQFRFEVETLNNAFGSSRGFSPHMFVCWLRDPDKAGGATDSLDDLGANVDFADAWHYRLEVSGFTKSAVDSTGAALTDADGNTVTVRESVDDDAGTVTLSLDREALDGVDAGSLELVAMVQSENFGALRPVQETAGGYVFGGAKPGAVDNAPLVMDLVTPDGVSQTEALAYSDTERATLPFVPVGTQ; the protein is encoded by the coding sequence ATGTTTGACGAACAAGGTAATCACACGTTCTCATCCATGGACCGCCGCGAGTTCGTGGGTGGGCTGGCCTCGCTGGTCGCGGCGTCGGCGTTCTCGCTGTCGGTCGCCGACGAGACGGCCGCGAAGGTCACGGCAGGGGACGACGCAGCCACACAGACGGTCACGTCGCCGGACGGGAGCGTCGCGGTGACGGTCGACGTGTCGGACGGGGTCCCGAGCTACAGCGTCAGTCACGGCGGGGAGACGGTCGTGGCCGACTCGCGACTCGGGTTCGAGTTCCAGGACCAGCCCGCCTTCGGCGAAGGTGTCGCGGTGACGGGGAGCGAACGCGCCACCACCGACACGACCTGGACGCCCGTCTGGGACCAGTACGACGAGATCCGCGAGCACTACCACGAGTTGCGCCTCGGGCTGGTCGAGGAGAGTCCCCCGGGCCGCAACCTCACGCTCGAGGTCCGGGCGTTCGACGACGGGGTCGGATTCCGGTACGTCTTCCCCGACGAGAGCGGCTTCGGCGAGTTCGTCGTCACCGACGAACGGACCGAGTTCGCCTTCCCCGGCGACCACACGAGCTGGTGGGTCGAGAACGACTTCAACAGCTACGAGTACGCGTACAAGGAGACGCCCCTGAGCGAGGTCGGCTCGGGGACGCCCTACGACGGCGCACACACCCCCATCACGATGGAGACCGACGGCGGGCGCTACCTCAGCGTCCACGAGGCGAACCTGGTCGACTACGCCGCGATGGCGGTCGAGCCCGTTTCTGCGGGCGCGACGACGTTCGAGTCGACGCTGGCCCCGCTGCCGGACGGGACGAAGGTGTCTGCGGCGGCCCCGCACCGGACGCCGTGGCGCACGATACAGGTCGGCGAGCGCCCGGGCGACCTCGTCGAGTCCAGCCTCGTGCTCAACCTGAACGACCCGCTGGACCCCGAGGAGTTCCCGCACGGGACCGACTGGATCGAGCCACAGAAGTTCATGGGCGTCTGGTGGCTGATGATCACCGGGCGTGCCGACTGGCAGTACCGGGGCCCAGAGACCGGGAACCACGGCGCCCAGACCCGGCGGATGCAACGGTACATGGACTTCGCCAGCGAGCACGGCATCGACAGCGTGCTCGTCGAGGGGTGGAACGAGGGCTGGGACTCCTACCCCGGCGACGGGAGCACGATGGACTTCGACGACACCTACCCCGACTTCGACATCGAGGCGGTCACCGACTACGGCGCCCAGCTCGACCCGCCGGTCGCGATGACGGCCCACAACGAGACGGCGGGGAACGTCTCGAACTACGAGGCCCAACTCGAGAACGACCCGAACCCGTTCGCCGACTACGACGACCTCGGCATCAACTCCATCAAGACGGGCTACGTCGCCGACGGCGGCGTCTCCATCGACGGGACGACGTACAACCACCACTGCCAGGCGCTGGTGAACCACCACCATCTGGTGTACCGCGAGGCCGCGAAGAACCGCCAGATGCTGGAGGTCCACGAACCCGTCAAGCCGACGGGCGAGCGCCGGACCTACCCGAACGTGATGACCCGCGAGGGCGTCCTCGGCCAGGAGTACGACTCCTTCGGCTACGTCTCGCCCTCGCACCACGTCACGTTCCCGTTCACCCGGATGCTCGGCGGCCCAGTCGAGTACACCCCCGGCATCTTCGACATGGACTCCGGGTCCGGCGGTATCGAGACCACGCGGGCGAAACAGCTCGCGATGTACCCGACGTACCTCAGCGGCCTCCACATGGTCGCGGACCTGCCGAGTTCCTACCTCGCCGACCAGCCCGCCGTCGCTTCGGTCGGCGAGGTCGCACAGGCCGAGTTCGGCGACCTCGACGGGTTCACCGCGAAGGCCCGCTGGGCCGGCGCCCAGGGCGGCCGGTACGTCCCGGTCGACCCGAACACGGTCGAGACGGGCGCCTCCGTCGCCTGGACCGTCGAGGACGTGCCCGAGGCCGGCGAGTACACCGTCCACCTGCGCTACGCCAGCGACGCCGAGAACAACGCGGTCCCGGCCGACACCGACCGGACCGCGACCCTCGTCGCCGGCGGGGATTCCACACAGGTCACCTTCCCGACCACCGACTACTGGGACGAGTGGGCCACCGTCTCGGCGACGGTCACCCTCGACTCGGGCGAGAACGACCTCGAACTCACGCTCGCCGAGAGCGACACCGGCGGCCTGAACCTCGATTCGGTCGCGGTCACGGAACCCGGCCAGTCGATGCCCGCACCCGAGACGGACCCGACGCTCGGGCCCACGGTCGAGGCCTTCGACTTCATCGAGGACGTGCCGGCCGCCGGCTGGGACGACACCCGCGTCGTCGATGCCGACATCGGCTCGTACATGGTCACGGCACGCAAGCAGGACGACGAGTGGTTCGTCGGCGCCATGACCGACGAGAACGGCCGCGCCCTCGACGTCCCCCTCGACTTCCTCGACTCGGCCCCCGGAAAACGCAAGGGCCACGACGAGGGCAAGGGGAAGGGCCACGGCGGCGGGAATGGCAACGGAAACGGCACCGAGAACGGCGAGGGGAAGGGCCACACGAAGGGCAAGTACGTCGCCGAGATCTACTCCGACGGCATCGACGCCCGGTTCGACGAGAACCTGACCGACGTGCGCGTCGACGAGGCCATCGTCACCGCCGACACCACCCTGCTCGCCTCGACCATCGAGTCCGGTGGGACCGCGGTCCGTCTCCGCCCGGCCGACTGGACGGACGTGGCCGACCTCCCCGCGTACGAGTACCCCGAGCAGGACCTCGACGTGGCCATCCGCGAGGAGACGTTCGTCCAGGAGCCGTTCATCAGCGCCACCGGGTCGAACGCTGGCGCCTACATCGGCGGCACGACCGTCGAACTCGTCGTCGACGGCACGGTCGCGGCGAGCGCGAACGTCCGCTTCCCGCCGAACTCCACCGACCAGTCCTACCAGTTCTCCTACGCCATCGACACGCGCGGCACCTACGACGTGGTCGTCCAGACCACCGACGGGGAGACGCTGGCGAGCGAGACGGTCACCGTCAAACCGCCCGAGACGGTCGCGACCATCGGCGACCCGACCGGCGACGATTCCGGCCCCGGCGGCTACACCTACCCGACCGCCGACGCCTTCCCCGCGGGCGCGTTCGACCTGACCTCGGTCACGGTCGAGCAGACCCCGAGCATCCACCAGTTCCGCTTCGAGGTCGAGACGCTGAACAACGCCTTCGGGAGCAGTCGGGGCTTCTCGCCGCACATGTTCGTCTGCTGGCTGCGCGACCCGGACAAGGCCGGTGGCGCGACCGACAGCCTCGACGACCTCGGCGCGAACGTCGACTTCGCCGATGCCTGGCACTACCGCCTCGAGGTCAGCGGCTTCACCAAGAGCGCGGTCGATTCGACCGGCGCGGCGCTCACCGACGCCGACGGGAACACCGTCACGGTGCGCGAGAGCGTCGACGACGACGCCGGGACCGTCACCCTGAGCCTCGACCGCGAGGCCCTCGACGGGGTCGACGCGGGTTCGCTGGAGCTGGTCGCGATGGTCCAGTCCGAGAACTTCGGCGCACTCCGGCCCGTGCAGGAGACGGCCGGCGGCTACGTCTTCGGCGGCGCGAAACCAGGGGCGGTCGACAACGCGCCCCTCGTCATGGACCTGGTCACGCCCGACGGCGTGAGCCAGACCGAGGCGCTCGCCTACAGCGACACCGAGCGCGCGACGCTGCCGTTCGTGCCGGTGGGTACGCAGTAG
- a CDS encoding NAD-dependent epimerase/dehydratase family protein — MPRALLVGGTRFIGRHTVAELLAHDYHVTTFTRGESEDPFADTEGVDNYQGDRNDRAALEAARDAVDPDIVVDFVGLFPEQVATATEVFADVDAYVFVSSGSTYGEQPIPMREDETPLCECTPEQATDESMASYGPRKAECDREVFAAADRGVHAMSVRPMLVYGPHDYTERTDYWLHRLAEYDRVLVPGDGDSLLHRAYVEDVARALRIVAERGDPGEAYNVADREATTLSGWLDLAADELVTEVDLVYASERELAANDRSPGDFPLFTDEPMLVSTGKLAALGWDSTPLAAAYETTVAEHLDSDRDGTDLGPSRDAEETVIEALGSVESDYDGGVSSGPSRSG, encoded by the coding sequence ATGCCACGCGCCCTGCTCGTCGGCGGCACCCGCTTCATCGGCCGCCACACTGTCGCGGAACTGCTCGCACACGACTACCACGTGACGACGTTCACCCGGGGCGAGTCCGAGGACCCCTTCGCGGACACCGAGGGAGTCGACAACTACCAGGGCGACCGGAACGACCGCGCCGCCCTCGAAGCCGCCCGCGACGCGGTCGACCCCGACATCGTCGTGGACTTCGTGGGGCTGTTCCCGGAGCAGGTCGCGACCGCGACCGAGGTGTTCGCCGACGTGGACGCCTACGTGTTCGTCTCCTCCGGGTCGACCTACGGCGAGCAGCCGATTCCCATGCGCGAGGACGAGACGCCCCTCTGTGAGTGCACGCCCGAGCAGGCCACCGACGAGTCGATGGCGAGTTACGGCCCCCGGAAGGCCGAGTGCGACCGCGAGGTGTTCGCGGCCGCCGACCGCGGCGTCCACGCGATGTCGGTCCGCCCGATGCTGGTGTACGGCCCCCACGACTACACCGAGCGGACCGACTACTGGCTGCACCGCCTGGCCGAGTACGACCGGGTGCTCGTGCCTGGCGACGGCGACAGCCTGCTCCACCGGGCCTACGTCGAGGACGTGGCCCGTGCCCTCCGCATCGTCGCCGAGCGCGGCGACCCCGGCGAGGCGTACAACGTCGCGGACCGCGAGGCGACGACGCTCTCGGGCTGGCTCGACCTCGCGGCCGACGAACTGGTCACCGAGGTCGACCTCGTCTACGCCAGCGAGCGCGAACTCGCCGCGAACGACCGCTCGCCCGGCGACTTCCCGCTGTTCACCGACGAGCCGATGCTCGTCTCGACCGGGAAACTGGCCGCGCTGGGCTGGGACTCGACGCCCCTCGCGGCTGCCTACGAGACGACCGTCGCGGAGCATCTCGACTCGGACAGGGACGGAACCGACCTCGGGCCCTCCCGCGATGCGGAGGAGACGGTCATCGAGGCCCTCGGGTCGGTCGAGAGCGACTACGACGGCGGGGTCTCCTCGGGACCGTCGCGGTCCGGGTAG
- a CDS encoding Hvo_1808 family surface protein produces the protein MRQPGPLPLVLLLGALVLLAGCNAVPIGAQEVGGSVAANDSLAANASVTDPGTDRQGWERGFWYDESLAITTADGLNDSELDAVVARAMARVEHVRGVEFERPVPVELVTRSEYRNSTMSGAGASSGDGSASATQQAAAAEQAAQFEALFLVGEAGDAGQQQSENRGSTVQGYYDTRQDRIVIVSKNDPPRPNEVTLAQELYHAYQFRQVLASTPVPRNMNDDQVRGVLSLVEGDANFVDRLYEQQCEASWECLRDEDARQAGDEGGEGAASTGDDSTPSIHMGLYLLSYFPYAEGEELIQDTYAESGWEGVDRLYEAPPLSSAQVIEQDLDSDSSLVQAPDRSSAAWERVDSGPPGRTVGEAGIATMFAYTIYDDRNASLVSRDDFLNTGPDGSVNSTNPLDYGLPESDGWAGDTLYTYRNGDQTGYVWHTTWETRGDARQFADAYERLLGYHDAEQVDENTFLILEGPFADAFRVTVDGKRVTIVNGPAPSTLSGIHDGAANATA, from the coding sequence ATGCGACAGCCCGGCCCGCTCCCCCTCGTCCTCCTCCTCGGTGCCCTCGTCCTCCTCGCCGGCTGCAACGCGGTCCCCATCGGCGCACAGGAGGTCGGCGGCAGCGTCGCCGCGAACGACTCGCTGGCGGCGAACGCGAGCGTCACCGACCCCGGCACCGACCGACAGGGCTGGGAACGCGGCTTCTGGTACGACGAATCGCTCGCCATCACGACCGCGGACGGGCTGAACGACTCCGAACTCGACGCGGTCGTCGCCCGCGCGATGGCCCGGGTCGAGCACGTCCGCGGCGTCGAGTTCGAGCGGCCGGTCCCGGTCGAACTCGTCACCCGGAGCGAGTACCGGAACTCCACGATGTCGGGAGCCGGCGCCAGCAGCGGTGACGGCAGCGCGTCGGCGACCCAGCAGGCCGCGGCCGCCGAGCAGGCCGCCCAGTTCGAGGCGCTGTTCCTCGTCGGCGAGGCGGGCGACGCCGGCCAGCAGCAGTCCGAGAACCGCGGCTCGACGGTCCAGGGCTACTACGACACGCGACAGGACCGCATCGTCATCGTCTCGAAGAACGACCCGCCGCGACCGAACGAGGTGACCCTCGCCCAGGAGCTCTACCACGCCTACCAGTTCCGGCAGGTGCTCGCCTCGACGCCGGTCCCCCGGAACATGAACGACGACCAGGTCCGCGGCGTCCTCTCGCTGGTCGAGGGCGACGCGAACTTCGTCGACCGGCTGTACGAACAGCAGTGCGAGGCGTCGTGGGAGTGCCTGCGCGACGAGGACGCCAGACAAGCCGGCGACGAGGGCGGTGAAGGTGCCGCCAGCACCGGCGACGACTCCACCCCCTCGATCCATATGGGCCTCTACCTGCTCTCGTACTTCCCCTACGCCGAGGGCGAGGAGCTGATACAGGACACCTACGCCGAGTCCGGCTGGGAGGGGGTAGACCGGCTGTACGAGGCGCCGCCGCTGTCGAGCGCGCAGGTCATCGAGCAGGACCTCGACTCGGACTCGTCGCTGGTGCAGGCGCCCGACCGGAGTTCGGCCGCCTGGGAGCGCGTCGACTCGGGGCCGCCCGGCCGGACCGTCGGCGAGGCCGGCATCGCCACCATGTTCGCGTACACCATCTACGACGACCGGAACGCGTCGCTGGTCTCGCGCGATGACTTCCTCAACACCGGGCCGGACGGGAGCGTGAACAGCACGAACCCGCTGGACTACGGCCTGCCCGAGAGCGACGGCTGGGCCGGCGACACCCTCTACACCTACCGGAACGGCGACCAGACGGGCTACGTCTGGCACACGACGTGGGAGACGCGGGGCGACGCCCGGCAGTTCGCCGACGCCTACGAGCGACTGCTCGGCTATCACGACGCGGAACAGGTCGACGAGAACACGTTCCTCATCCTCGAGGGGCCCTTCGCGGACGCCTTCCGGGTGACGGTCGACGGGAAACGGGTGACCATCGTGAACGGGCCGGCGCCCTCGACGCTGTCGGGCATCCACGACGGGGCGGCGAACGCGACTGCCTGA
- a CDS encoding LUD domain-containing protein codes for MSADRRRKAAEIRYLLDAEGPNIGPSVRDKNEKRYDAIARFDDWEDSREQARAIKEDAIANLDHLVDTVRESVEANGGTVYLAEDAADANRYVREVCEDESAETLVKSKSMTTEEIELNDALADAGVDVYETDLGEFVIQLAEESPSHLVGPALHKSREEIADLLNEVFDPEAELETAEEMTRFARDYLGERIKEADVGVTGANFVMAESGTIALVTNEGNARKCAVTPDTHVAVAGVEKLVPSIRELGPFVDIISKAATGQDISQYISLFTPPTDSPTFDFEADERGTGEDREFHLVLLDNGRMEMREDEHLRETLYCIRCGACSNSCANFQAVGGHGFGGETYSGGIGTGWEAGVHGLDSAAEFNDMCTGCTRCVNACPVKIDIPWINTVVRDRVNRGADPDTFDHLVDGLTPDEEPAGLDLGKRLFGNFDTVARLASATAPVSNWLAGTDPVRAGMDRFLGIDRRRDLPEFRRETLVSWFDSRGPTVSADRADREVVLYPDLYTNHVLVDRGKAAVRALEALNVHVQVPKMASSGRAPLSQGMVSTAEDHAHDVYASLAEHIDAGRDVVVVEPSDLAMFDREYEKFLAPTAHERLGDASYEVMEYLYGLLENGADADALASPPAEVAYHSHCQQRTLGLEPYTVAVLEDCGATVRTSDTECCGMAGSFGYKSEYYEMSMAVGEPLAEQFEEEATVVASGTSCTEQLGDLLSRGIRHPVELLVR; via the coding sequence ATGAGCGCGGACAGACGACGCAAGGCGGCGGAGATCCGCTACCTGCTCGACGCCGAGGGGCCGAACATCGGCCCGAGCGTCCGGGACAAGAACGAGAAGCGCTACGACGCCATCGCCCGGTTCGACGACTGGGAGGACAGCCGCGAGCAGGCCCGAGCCATCAAGGAGGACGCCATCGCGAACCTCGACCACCTCGTCGACACGGTCCGGGAGTCGGTCGAGGCCAACGGCGGGACGGTCTACCTCGCCGAGGACGCCGCGGACGCGAACCGCTATGTCAGAGAGGTCTGCGAGGACGAATCGGCGGAGACGCTGGTGAAGTCGAAGTCGATGACGACCGAGGAGATCGAGCTGAACGACGCCCTCGCCGACGCCGGGGTCGACGTGTACGAGACCGACCTCGGCGAGTTCGTCATCCAGCTCGCCGAGGAGTCCCCGAGCCACCTCGTCGGGCCGGCGCTGCACAAGTCCCGCGAGGAGATCGCCGACCTGCTCAACGAGGTGTTCGACCCCGAGGCGGAACTGGAGACCGCGGAGGAGATGACCCGCTTCGCCCGGGACTACCTCGGCGAACGAATCAAAGAAGCGGACGTGGGCGTCACGGGCGCGAACTTCGTCATGGCCGAATCTGGCACCATCGCGCTCGTGACGAACGAGGGCAACGCCCGCAAGTGCGCGGTCACGCCCGACACGCACGTCGCGGTCGCCGGGGTGGAGAAGCTCGTCCCCTCCATCCGCGAACTCGGCCCCTTCGTCGACATCATCTCGAAGGCGGCCACCGGCCAGGACATCTCGCAGTACATCTCGCTGTTCACGCCCCCGACGGACTCGCCGACCTTCGACTTCGAGGCCGACGAGCGCGGCACGGGCGAGGACCGCGAGTTCCACCTCGTGCTGCTCGACAACGGCCGGATGGAGATGCGCGAGGACGAGCACCTGCGCGAGACCCTCTACTGCATCCGGTGTGGCGCCTGCTCGAACTCGTGTGCGAACTTCCAGGCCGTCGGCGGCCACGGCTTCGGCGGCGAGACCTACTCGGGCGGCATCGGGACCGGCTGGGAGGCCGGCGTCCACGGCCTCGACAGCGCCGCGGAGTTCAACGACATGTGCACCGGCTGCACCCGGTGCGTGAACGCCTGCCCGGTGAAGATCGACATCCCGTGGATCAACACGGTCGTCCGGGACCGGGTGAACCGCGGCGCAGACCCCGACACGTTCGACCACCTCGTCGACGGCCTGACGCCCGACGAGGAACCCGCGGGACTGGACCTCGGTAAGCGCCTGTTCGGGAACTTCGATACCGTCGCCCGGCTGGCCAGCGCGACCGCGCCGGTCTCGAACTGGCTCGCCGGAACCGACCCCGTCCGGGCGGGGATGGACCGGTTCCTCGGCATCGACCGCCGGCGCGACCTCCCCGAGTTCCGGCGCGAGACACTCGTCTCGTGGTTCGATTCGCGCGGCCCGACCGTCTCGGCCGACCGGGCCGACCGGGAGGTCGTGCTCTATCCCGACCTCTACACGAACCACGTCCTGGTCGACCGCGGGAAGGCCGCGGTCCGGGCGCTCGAAGCCCTGAACGTCCACGTGCAGGTCCCGAAGATGGCCTCGTCGGGGCGCGCGCCGCTCTCGCAGGGCATGGTTTCGACTGCAGAGGACCACGCCCACGACGTGTACGCGAGCCTCGCCGAGCACATCGACGCGGGCCGGGACGTGGTCGTGGTCGAACCCTCGGACCTCGCGATGTTCGACCGCGAGTACGAGAAGTTCCTCGCGCCGACGGCCCACGAGCGCCTCGGCGACGCGAGCTACGAGGTGATGGAGTACCTCTACGGCCTGCTGGAGAACGGGGCCGATGCCGACGCCCTGGCATCGCCCCCTGCCGAGGTGGCCTACCACAGCCACTGCCAGCAGCGCACCCTCGGGCTGGAACCGTACACCGTCGCGGTGCTGGAGGACTGCGGCGCCACGGTCCGGACCTCCGACACCGAGTGCTGCGGGATGGCCGGGAGCTTCGGCTACAAGTCCGAGTACTACGAGATGAGCATGGCCGTCGGCGAACCGCTGGCCGAGCAGTTCGAAGAGGAGGCGACCGTCGTCGCCTCGGGCACCTCCTGCACCGAGCAACTGGGGGACCTGCTCTCCCGGGGCATCCGGCACCCGGTCGAGTTGCTGGTCCGGTAG
- a CDS encoding LUD domain-containing protein, whose amino-acid sequence MSTNVTDAFTDSVADTGATVEVVPAAAAEDAIAAALDSPAVGTALPFEGVELPETVTTEPGPAELADASTGVTPARLGVAALGSILIHSSPEGDEPVSLYPNRHVAVVAASALVEGTRDAVDWLADEFDAGRDSYVFATGPSATADMGGLVEGVHGPNEVHVVVLKDR is encoded by the coding sequence ATGAGCACGAACGTCACAGACGCGTTCACCGACTCGGTCGCCGACACGGGTGCGACCGTCGAGGTGGTCCCGGCGGCGGCCGCCGAGGACGCCATCGCGGCGGCCCTGGACTCGCCCGCGGTCGGGACCGCACTCCCGTTCGAGGGCGTCGAGTTGCCCGAGACGGTGACGACCGAGCCGGGGCCCGCAGAACTCGCCGACGCGAGCACTGGCGTCACGCCGGCGCGACTCGGCGTCGCCGCGCTCGGGAGCATCCTCATCCACTCCTCGCCCGAGGGCGACGAACCGGTCAGCCTCTACCCGAACCGCCACGTCGCGGTCGTCGCGGCCAGCGCCCTCGTCGAGGGGACGCGGGACGCGGTCGACTGGCTCGCCGACGAGTTCGACGCCGGCCGGGACTCCTACGTCTTCGCGACCGGCCCGTCCGCGACGGCCGACATGGGCGGCCTCGTCGAGGGCGTCCACGGCCCGAACGAAGTACACGTCGTCGTCCTCAAGGACAGATGA
- a CDS encoding ABC transporter ATP-binding protein, with protein sequence MSSDAPTPRDESDAASDPGGSDATSTGGAAADAPSVLEVDGLEAGYETGQVLFGVDLSIHEGELVSLLGRNGAGKTTTIRAIMGGDVPEVTDGDVRYRGESVLGLESYQRANRGIAIVPEKRRCFPRLSVVENIQLAVNTVEDSLSVDAVLEFFPELDDMREKHARNMSGGEQQMLAIARALAANPDLMLLDEPFEGLAPYIVRRIEDIIADINDEKGVTVFFVEQNVAAALAIGSRHYILDEGQVVAEVSTERLRKDDALRQRYLGV encoded by the coding sequence ATGAGTTCTGACGCACCCACACCACGCGACGAATCGGACGCAGCGAGCGACCCGGGCGGGAGCGACGCGACCAGCACCGGGGGCGCGGCGGCCGATGCACCGTCCGTCCTCGAGGTCGACGGTCTCGAAGCCGGGTACGAGACGGGGCAGGTCCTGTTCGGCGTGGACCTCTCCATCCACGAGGGCGAACTGGTCTCGTTGCTCGGCCGGAACGGCGCGGGCAAGACCACGACCATCCGCGCCATCATGGGTGGCGACGTGCCCGAGGTGACCGACGGCGACGTGCGCTACCGGGGCGAGTCCGTCCTCGGGCTGGAGTCCTACCAGCGCGCGAACCGCGGCATCGCCATCGTCCCCGAGAAGCGACGCTGCTTCCCGCGGCTGTCGGTGGTCGAGAACATCCAGCTGGCGGTGAACACCGTCGAGGACTCGCTCTCGGTCGACGCCGTCCTCGAGTTCTTCCCCGAACTCGACGACATGCGGGAGAAACACGCCCGGAACATGAGCGGGGGCGAACAGCAGATGCTCGCCATCGCGCGCGCCCTCGCCGCGAACCCGGACCTGATGCTGCTGGACGAACCGTTCGAGGGGCTCGCGCCCTACATCGTCCGGCGCATCGAGGACATCATCGCGGACATCAACGACGAGAAGGGTGTGACCGTCTTCTTCGTCGAGCAGAACGTCGCGGCCGCACTCGCCATCGGGTCGCGCCACTACATCCTCGACGAGGGACAGGTCGTCGCCGAGGTCAGCACGGAGCGACTCCGAAAAGACGACGCCCTTCGACAGCGCTACCTCGGTGTATGA
- a CDS encoding ABC transporter ATP-binding protein codes for MSSEPRDEPVEVDRAVPKSEAALATDGLRKTFGEVTAVDDVSLGIEPGELRAIIGPNGAGKTTLFNTVMGTLSPTEGRIFLDGTDITDDPEYDRPHRGLARSFQSNELFADQTVLENVRVVVQTTERGDFSWDLFRDHREVGDDTAREHLRRVGLDADPDTLAKNLSHGDQRRLGIAMALATDPDVLLLDEPTSGMSPDATNATAELVQSLQSELGLTLVLIEHDMDVVLSISDRISVLDRGSIIATGTPEDVQADERVQDAYLGGMREEL; via the coding sequence ATGAGCAGCGAGCCACGTGACGAGCCGGTCGAGGTCGACCGGGCGGTCCCGAAATCCGAGGCCGCCCTCGCCACCGACGGGCTCCGCAAGACCTTCGGCGAGGTGACGGCGGTCGACGACGTCTCCCTCGGCATCGAGCCGGGCGAACTCCGGGCCATCATCGGCCCGAACGGGGCCGGCAAGACGACCCTGTTCAACACCGTCATGGGGACGCTCTCGCCCACCGAGGGCCGCATCTTCCTCGACGGTACCGACATCACCGACGACCCGGAGTACGACCGCCCCCACCGCGGGCTGGCGCGGTCGTTCCAGTCCAACGAGCTGTTCGCCGACCAGACCGTCCTGGAGAACGTCCGCGTGGTCGTCCAGACCACCGAGCGCGGCGACTTCAGCTGGGACCTGTTCCGCGACCACCGCGAGGTCGGCGACGACACGGCCCGCGAGCACCTCCGGCGCGTCGGCCTCGACGCCGACCCGGACACGCTCGCGAAGAACCTGAGCCACGGCGACCAGCGCCGCCTCGGCATCGCGATGGCGCTGGCGACCGACCCCGACGTGTTGCTGCTGGACGAACCGACCTCGGGCATGAGCCCGGACGCGACGAACGCGACCGCGGAACTCGTCCAGTCGCTGCAGTCCGAGCTGGGGCTCACGCTGGTCCTCATCGAGCACGACATGGACGTCGTGCTCTCCATCAGCGACCGCATCAGCGTGCTCGACCGCGGGTCGATCATCGCGACCGGCACGCCCGAGGACGTCCAGGCCGACGAACGGGTCCAGGACGCCTACCTGGGCGGCATGAGGGAGGAACTATGA